A window of Victivallaceae bacterium genomic DNA:
GAGTAGCAGACAATGTTAGGCAATCGATTTCCGGAAATAGTTGTTTTAAATGTTCCTTGACACGAACACCGAATCTTTGTTCTTCGTCAATAATAAGCAAGCCTAGCTTTTTTAATGTTACGTCTTTGCTGATAACTCGATGCGTTCCTATGATGATATCGACTTCTCCGCTTTGAATTCTTTCTAAATTCCGTTTAATTTCTTGATTTGAGGAGTATCGTGATAACAGGGCAATACGAACGGGCAGTCCTAACATACGTTCCGTAAAAGTTTCATAATGTTGCATAGCCAGTAGAGTCGTCGGCGTCATGACAATTACTTGTTTATTACCGTCAAATACGGCTTTTACGGCTGCTCGCATAGCTACTTCGGTTTTACCGAACCCCGCATCACCGCAAATCAGACGGTCCATGATTTTGTCCGAACACATATCGGAAAAAATATCTTCAATTGCCTTTAACTGGTCGGTTGTTTCTTCGTAAGGAAATGAATCACAGAAAAGACGGACTTCGGATCCGTGATCGGGATAAACGAAAGCTTTGCGTAAATTTCTTTCGGCTTCCATCTGTATGAGATGCCTTGCATATTCTACTAAAGATTGTTCCGTCATTTGTTTACATCGGCTCCACTTAGAACTGCCTATCTTATGTAGAGTAGGGTTTTTTTCCGACGTGCCGACGTATTTCATAATTAAGTGAGATTGAGACATCGGGACCAAAAGAGTTCCGTTGTCGGCATATTCTATTTCCAGATATTCGCTTTCGAGATTGGATTGCGGATGCACTGTTTTTCTAATGCCTTTGAACTTCCCGATGCCGTTGTGAATATGAACAACGATTTCTCCGGGAATGGGTACAAAAAATTCTTCTCTTGAAGACGAGCGGTAATTTCTCTGTTTTTGTCGTCTCAATACTTTTTGTGACGAAAATTCAATGGTAGAAATAAAAAAAACCGATTTTTCAGGAAAATAGAATCCGGATGATAAATTTTCTTCCCTAATGTGTACTCGAACGTTTTTTATATCTTGTTCCGGAAGCGAAGCAGTTGATAGAAGAGTTTTTTTGCGGTAAAGAAAAATATTGATTAAGTCCGGAGAAAACATTGCTTTCTCTTGCACAATCTCTAAGATCGATTTTAATGAAAAATCGTCCTTTTGTTCACTGAGAAAAATTTGCTCTGAAGAAAGAAAAGGAGAGGATACTCGGGTTGACGGGATGTCTACTAAAAATGCATTTAATAAGAATTCGGATTTACTTTTTACGGATTCTTGATTGATTGTTTGATGAGATAAGAAGATTTTTGGATGATTTAACGTTTTTTTCAATAAATCCGTCATTGTCCGGAAAATTCCGGGGAGGCGGTTTAAAGTGCCTGCCAATTCGGAATATTTATTTTCGAGTAACTCTAGGTCGTCAAAAATAATCGTCACATTTTCAGATAAATAGTCAAAAACGGATCCGGTGAGCTCTCCGTGATTTTTAATGGGTTGGGCTGAAGTGATCATGATTTCCGTAACTTGTCCCGTAGAAATTTGATCGGAGGGATTGTATGATCGAATCGAAGAAATAGTATCATCCCAAAATTCAATGCGAAAAGGTTCGCAGGCGGAAAGAGGATACACGTCAATGATGCCACCTCTATATGTCATTTCACCTTTTTCCACGGTTACCGAAACTTGGCAGTATCCGAGTTCAAGTAATAACTCATAAACGGTTTCCGGATCGGATTTCTCACCAATTTTCAACGTGAGATTTTCTCTCAGAAGAGTTTCCGGATTTGTAACTTTTTCAAGCAAAGCTTTTAAACCTGTGATACAGAAATGTTGCTGGGTAGTCTTTAAGAAATCGCATAATAGTTGATCTCGTTGTCCTACTGCATCGACATTGATCATGTTGATTGACAGTTCTCTATCCGATGACGGAAACTCTTTAGGACGTATTCCGGAAATAGCAAAAATGTCTTCCGATAACGTATCCATACCGGTGTCGTCGGTAATGAAAATAACATGAGAATCCGTATTTTTAAAAATCCAAGAAGCTAAAAAAGCTTTCGAAGCCCCCGTTATATTTTCAATTAACAAGCTTTTGTCTTGGGAAAGCTTTATTCGAATATTGCTTAATAAAAACGAATCGAGTTTTAGTGGGTTAGAATCCATTTTTCCATGAAATCGGCTAGAATTATTGAGTGATCGATACGACAACTACCTTGTGCCATATGAGTTTTTCCGCCCCATTTACCGTCATGTTCTTGCAAGAGGTATTGCAGAAGATCATTCGCATGAAATCCTTTATTTACGAGATTGGGAGAAATGCTTGAAAGTACGATGCAACGACCGTCTTTATGAGAAGAAATAAGAGATATGATATCGTGTTTTTCAATCGTATGTAAGATTTCGGCATATTTGCGAATTGCAGCATTTTTTTCTTCGGGAAGATGTAAATAAAAACTCTTCAATCCCTTTAATATTTTCATTTCCGGAATAAGATTTTTAATGTGAAGAGAGATTAATTGTTCTTCTAAGCATGCATTACGGTTATTCAAAGCTTTATTTTCATTGATAATATCTTTGAGTTTTTCATTTAATTGATCGACAGGTGATGATAAAACCGAAGCGATTTTATAAAGGGCGTCAAGACTCGAATTAATGGTTGTCTCGGCTTGTTTTCCGGTTACGGCTTCTATTCTTCTGATACCGGCTGCAATGCCGCTTTCCTTTATTATTTTGAAAAACCCGATCTCTCCGGTTTGCGTCGCGTGAGTTCCTCCGCATAATTCTTTTGAAAATCCAATATCGACGATTCGAATGACGGAACCGTATTTATCTCCAAAAAATTGCTTAATATCTTTCTTTTCAATAACTTTCTGATACTCTTCTTCATAAATATTTACGGAAATGTTATCTCTGATTTTCTCATTAACTGCATCTTCTATGGTAGACAGCTCTTCTTTCGAAAGAGCTTTCGGATGCGTAAAATCCAAGCGTAGCTTTTTATCGTCGATTAAAGATCCAGCCTGTTTGATATGTTCACCAAGAATAGTTTCAAGAATTTTGTGCAATAGATGACAGGCGGTGTGATTAGTCGAGATTAATTTTCGAATAGCCGTGTCTACGGAAGCTTGTACTTTATCACGTATCGATAAACGTCCTTGAATAAGCTCTCCTTCGTGAGCAATGATTCCTGCCGAAGGAGTATAAGTGTTACAAACCTTAAAAATTCCGTATGGCCCGACGATATGTCCTTTATCTCCGATCTGACCTCCTTTTTCCGGGTAGAAAGCAGTTTCATTGAGAAGCAGAATGCCGGTTTGTCCTTTTTGCATTTCGGAAACGAGAGTACTTTCGGAAATAATCGCAGAAATTTCGGTAGCGAGATCGGTTCGATTATAACCCAGGAATTTCGTATGCGTCAATCCGGTATAGATGTCGCCGGCAATGATATCGGATTTATTACAAGTTGATTTTGAAATTTCCTTGGCTTTGAGTTCAAGTGCGACATATTCTTCCATATCGACGGTAAGACGATTATCCTTAGCCAAGAGTACGATCTCTTCTAAAGGTAGGCCATAGGTGTCTTTTAACTTAAAGGCATCGGCTCCCGATACTCGGCCGGATGTTTTGGAATTTTCCAAAACCGTATTGAGAATAGAGCCTCCTCTTTTCAAAGTTTTAAAAAAGTTCTCTTCCTCAATATGAAAAACTTCTTGCAAAACGGTCTTGGATTTTTCCAATTCGGGATAAGCTCCTCCCATCAATTGGACTAGGGAGGGAACGAGCTCGGACAAGAAAGGTTGCTTAAACCCGAGACGACGTCCGTAATTAACCGCTCGTCTGAGGATTTTTCTTATAACGTAACTTCTATCAGTGTTGCCGGGTCTTAATCCATCGGCAACGGCAAAAGATAGAGAACGGACGTGATCGGCAATAACTCTAAAACAAGGGTCTAATCCATGATCGCTTTGCGTGTAGGTTTGTCCGGACATCATTTCAATTCGAGCTATCAAATCTCTCAAAACATCGGAATCAAATACCGAAGCCCGTTCGTTGATTAAAGAAACCACCCTTTCTAATCCGGCCCCTGTGTCTACGCTTTTTTTAGGTAGCGGAACGTTTTCTCCTTGTTCGTTTCGATTATACTGCATGAACACGAGATTCCAGTATTCAAGAAATCTTTCTCCTTCGAGATCTTCTTCGGGGGAAGCGGCGGCTCCGAATGCAGGACCTCTATCATAAAGAAGTTCGGAGCAGGGGCCGCAAGGTCCTATATCGGCCATCGACCAAAAATTATCTTTATCTCCTAATCTTATGATTCTTTTTTCAGGAAGATGTCTTTTCCATAAATCGAAAGATTCATCATCTTTGCAGTAAACCGTTGCCGTTATTTTGTTCGGATCGAAACCGAAAACGTCCAGAGAAGCGGACCAAGCGAAATCAATAGCCTCTTGTTTGAAATAATCGCCGAATGAAAAATTCCCCAGCATCTCAAAAAAAGTTAAATGGCGAGAGGTATGGCCGACATTATCAAGATCGTTATGTTTCCCGCCCGCTCGGATACATTTTTGAGACGTTGCTGCTCTTCTATAATTGATCTGTTCTTTACCGAGAAAAATATCTTTAAATTGATTCATTCCGGCATTTGTGAACAGAATGGAGGGATCATTATGAGGAAAAACAGGAGATGAAGGAACTATCGTATGTCCCCGATCCTTAAAGAATTTCAAAAATTTTGTTCTAACGGCATTGCTAAGCATATTAACGGAATCATTAAGTGATCGGAATCAACACAAGGAAGAATTTTTATTAATTTTTAGGTTTCTTTCAAGTTTATTCTTATTATTGCTCTCTTTGCGGAGAGCGCTTTTGAATTTCGGGTAATTTTTTTGTTGTAGTCAGTATTTGGATTTAAAGGACGGACGACTTATATTGTCGGTTTTTGTTTTAAAGAATGCGTCTTTGAGAAATCGAAGTCGTCCAATAAGGGTAAGAAGACATTTATGAAAGATCTTGATTTAGAGATGTTGGAAAAAATAGCTGGGGTTATCAAGCAACTAGGGATTGAGGCCATTCAAAGAGCTAATTCAGGCCATCCGGGCATGATATTGGGATGTGCCGAAATAGCTGCTTATTTGTACGGTATGGCTTTAAGAATCAATCCTAAAAATGTTCATTGGTTGAATAGAGATAGATTTGTTTTATCTGCCGGACATGGGTCCATGTTACTTTATTCTTGTTTGCATTTGGTAGGTTTCGAGCTCAGCATCGAAGATATTCAAAATTTTCGTCGATTACACTCGAAAACTCCCGGTCATCCCGAATTTGGGTTAACACCTGGTGTGGAAGCTACCACAGGCCCTCTCGGACAAGGGTTGGGGAATGCGGTGGGAATGTCTTTGGGTCTGAAAATTTTGGCTTCCGAGTTTAATCAAGAAGGCTTTGATATTTTCGATTCGAAAGTTTTTTGTCTTTGCGGAGACGGATGTCTGATGGAGGGCGTTAGTCATGAAGTCTGCAGTTTTGCAGGCCATTTGGAATTGAACAATCTAATACTTATTTATGATTCGAACGATATCATTCTTGACGGCCCATTGTCCGAAGTTTCGAGAGAAGACACCAAGATGCGATTTCAATCTTATGGGTGGTTGGTTTATGAAATCGACGGCTATGATTTAGCCGCTCTTCATAAAATTATTACCGAACTGAGACTATGCCAAAATAAACCCGTAATAATTATAGCTCATACCGTGATAGGTCGCGGCTCTTCAAGAGAAGGCAGCAATAAAGCTCACGGTTCACCTCTGGGCGAAGAGGGGGTTAAGGAAACGAAAGATTATTGGAAGTTGTCCGAGGAATGTTTTTATGTTCCTCAATCAGTGAAAGAATTTTTTAAAAATAAAAACGGCGAAGACAAAAAAAGAGAAAACGATTGGAATGATTTGCTCAAAGCCTGGAGTAAGAAGTATCCGGAACTTCATAATAAGCTACGAGTTTTTCAAGCTGATGCGGTCTCTGATATTTTATGTGAACAGATTGCCGAATTGGAAACGACTCCTTCGGTGTCCGGAAGAGCTTTTTCTAACAAGATTCTGAATTTTATCTTCGAACGAATCCCTAACTTGTACGGCGGTTCTGCCGATTTATCGAGTTCAGACGGTACGTATTTAAAGGGAAGTGCGACTATTTCTCGAAGCGATTTTTCCGGCCATAATATTAAATACGGAATTAGAGAATTCGG
This region includes:
- the mfd gene encoding transcription-repair coupling factor — its product is MDSNPLKLDSFLLSNIRIKLSQDKSLLIENITGASKAFLASWIFKNTDSHVIFITDDTGMDTLSEDIFAISGIRPKEFPSSDRELSINMINVDAVGQRDQLLCDFLKTTQQHFCITGLKALLEKVTNPETLLRENLTLKIGEKSDPETVYELLLELGYCQVSVTVEKGEMTYRGGIIDVYPLSACEPFRIEFWDDTISSIRSYNPSDQISTGQVTEIMITSAQPIKNHGELTGSVFDYLSENVTIIFDDLELLENKYSELAGTLNRLPGIFRTMTDLLKKTLNHPKIFLSHQTINQESVKSKSEFLLNAFLVDIPSTRVSSPFLSSEQIFLSEQKDDFSLKSILEIVQEKAMFSPDLINIFLYRKKTLLSTASLPEQDIKNVRVHIREENLSSGFYFPEKSVFFISTIEFSSQKVLRRQKQRNYRSSSREEFFVPIPGEIVVHIHNGIGKFKGIRKTVHPQSNLESEYLEIEYADNGTLLVPMSQSHLIMKYVGTSEKNPTLHKIGSSKWSRCKQMTEQSLVEYARHLIQMEAERNLRKAFVYPDHGSEVRLFCDSFPYEETTDQLKAIEDIFSDMCSDKIMDRLICGDAGFGKTEVAMRAAVKAVFDGNKQVIVMTPTTLLAMQHYETFTERMLGLPVRIALLSRYSSNQEIKRNLERIQSGEVDIIIGTHRVISKDVTLKKLGLLIIDEEQRFGVRVKEHLKQLFPEIDCLTLSATPIPRTLYMSLVGARDLSIISVPPSDRLPVSAFICKHDPEIIKAALRHELLRDGQAYIIHNRIETIFEYAQFIQELIPEVKIAVAHGKMTSTEITEVFRKFKTKKCNVLIATAIIENGIDIPNANTIIIDKADHFGLSDLYQMKGRVGRWNKKSYCYFMISSKNDLYGAAIERLEILTKHEHGSGMKVAMHDLELRGSGNILGTDQSGHISAIGFSFYCKLLKKTVKALENKQKISLLREEIKIEFPVISEIPESYIPESSLRLELYQKLGNAETFDEIEQVIFEIRDRFGPLPTSVLWLIELNKLKIFAMKNNFTFIKGDSKLVRADQQHGKQEKIKNAFSYSLQQEPEGFFQTISEKLTALFPSRSE
- the alaS gene encoding alanine--tRNA ligase, with translation MLSNAVRTKFLKFFKDRGHTIVPSSPVFPHNDPSILFTNAGMNQFKDIFLGKEQINYRRAATSQKCIRAGGKHNDLDNVGHTSRHLTFFEMLGNFSFGDYFKQEAIDFAWSASLDVFGFDPNKITATVYCKDDESFDLWKRHLPEKRIIRLGDKDNFWSMADIGPCGPCSELLYDRGPAFGAAASPEEDLEGERFLEYWNLVFMQYNRNEQGENVPLPKKSVDTGAGLERVVSLINERASVFDSDVLRDLIARIEMMSGQTYTQSDHGLDPCFRVIADHVRSLSFAVADGLRPGNTDRSYVIRKILRRAVNYGRRLGFKQPFLSELVPSLVQLMGGAYPELEKSKTVLQEVFHIEEENFFKTLKRGGSILNTVLENSKTSGRVSGADAFKLKDTYGLPLEEIVLLAKDNRLTVDMEEYVALELKAKEISKSTCNKSDIIAGDIYTGLTHTKFLGYNRTDLATEISAIISESTLVSEMQKGQTGILLLNETAFYPEKGGQIGDKGHIVGPYGIFKVCNTYTPSAGIIAHEGELIQGRLSIRDKVQASVDTAIRKLISTNHTACHLLHKILETILGEHIKQAGSLIDDKKLRLDFTHPKALSKEELSTIEDAVNEKIRDNISVNIYEEEYQKVIEKKDIKQFFGDKYGSVIRIVDIGFSKELCGGTHATQTGEIGFFKIIKESGIAAGIRRIEAVTGKQAETTINSSLDALYKIASVLSSPVDQLNEKLKDIINENKALNNRNACLEEQLISLHIKNLIPEMKILKGLKSFYLHLPEEKNAAIRKYAEILHTIEKHDIISLISSHKDGRCIVLSSISPNLVNKGFHANDLLQYLLQEHDGKWGGKTHMAQGSCRIDHSIILADFMEKWILTH
- the tkt gene encoding transketolase, with protein sequence MKDLDLEMLEKIAGVIKQLGIEAIQRANSGHPGMILGCAEIAAYLYGMALRINPKNVHWLNRDRFVLSAGHGSMLLYSCLHLVGFELSIEDIQNFRRLHSKTPGHPEFGLTPGVEATTGPLGQGLGNAVGMSLGLKILASEFNQEGFDIFDSKVFCLCGDGCLMEGVSHEVCSFAGHLELNNLILIYDSNDIILDGPLSEVSREDTKMRFQSYGWLVYEIDGYDLAALHKIITELRLCQNKPVIIIAHTVIGRGSSREGSNKAHGSPLGEEGVKETKDYWKLSEECFYVPQSVKEFFKNKNGEDKKRENDWNDLLKAWSKKYPELHNKLRVFQADAVSDILCEQIAELETTPSVSGRAFSNKILNFIFERIPNLYGGSADLSSSDGTYLKGSATISRSDFSGHNIKYGIREFGMGTIMNGLAYMKLFTVYGGTFLVFSDYLRNAVRLAAISGLQVIYQFTHDSIFIGEDGPTHQPIEQIMSLRAIPGVNVIRPADANEIKMAWVAALCYDGPTVMVLSRQNLPTLESTAVSYEEGVGRGAYILLREKSDAPDYTIFATGSEVIQALEVARELIKLGKDVRVVSMPCWEIFEKQTIDYKESVVGGNSGKRISIEAGSDIGWYKYIGRDGLAIGMDSFGVSGAPADLAEEFGFTTHGILERILS